In the Arachis ipaensis cultivar K30076 chromosome B10, Araip1.1, whole genome shotgun sequence genome, one interval contains:
- the LOC107621356 gene encoding uncharacterized protein LOC107621356 produces MEAGNGGRGGGVSLFSNGSNGSSASMRTRRKTHEESCFCGLKAAIRKSGTTENPDRLFRACPRYQKGSHCNYFKWVEDDEYEGVGQGGTKKDYGAELQVDSDCDEWRLKVAWRLGSLEAEVKALKMLIVFLFVVVVLNVIVCSLLSRSK; encoded by the exons ATGGAGGCAGGAAATGGAGGCCGTGGTGGTGGTGTGTCGTTATTCTCGAACGGTAGTAATGGTTCCAGCGCCTCAATGCGAACCAGGAGGAAAACCCATGAGGAATCATGTTTCTGTGGGTTGAAGGCTGCGATAAGAAAATCTGGGACAACGGAGAACCCAGATAGACTATTCCGTGCATGTCCAAGGTACCAG AAGGGCAGTCACTGCAACTACTTTAAGTGGGTTGAGGATGATGAGTATGAAGGGGTGGGCCAAGGTGGAACAAAGAAAGATTATGGGGCTGAGCTGCAGGTTGATAGTGACTGTGATGAATGGAGGTTGAAGGTGGCATGGAGACTGGGCAGCTTGGAAGCTGAAGTAAAAGCATTGAAAATGTTAATAGTTTTCCTGTTTGTGGTAGTTGTGCTTAATGTGATTGTTTGTAGTTTGTTGTCTCGTTCCAAGTAA